In one Struthio camelus isolate bStrCam1 chromosome 35, bStrCam1.hap1, whole genome shotgun sequence genomic region, the following are encoded:
- the CDC42EP2 gene encoding cdc42 effector protein 2: protein MSTKVPIYLKRGSRKGKKEKLRDILSSDMISPPLGDFRHTIHIGSGGESDMFGDISFLQGKFHLLPRTAGSLDSDKDGPYAAPFEFARTATVSGSEQPPAAETSSPLLKNAISLPAIGGPQALTLPAAQAPPKPPRLHLDDKAASGKDEGRTAPPPPPDAPRRCLGGPPNGYAEEQGKDEPFLSHAGSLLSLHVDLGPSILEDVLQVMEKHQDERAGGAIQDSGRQEILT, encoded by the coding sequence ATGTCCACCAAGGTGCCGATTTACCTGAAAAGAGGCAGCCGGAAGGGTAAAAAGGAGAAACTCCGAGACATCCTCTCCTCCGACATGATCAGCCCGCCCTTAGGCGACTTCCGGCACACGATTCACATCGGGAGCGGCGGGGAGAGCGACATGTTCGGCGACATTTCTTTCCTGCAGGGGAAATTCCACCTCCTGCCGAGGACGGCGGGAAGCCTGGACTCGGACAAGGACGGCCCTTACGCGGCGCCGTTCGAGTTCGCGCGGACCGCCACCGTCTCCGGCAGCGAGCAGCCGCCGGCGGCCGAAACCTCTTCTCCCCTCTTGAAAAACGCCATCTCCTTGCCCGCCATCGGCGGGCCGCAGGCGCTGACGCTGCCCGCGGCTCAGGCGCCCCCCAAGCCGCCGCGGCTGCACCTCGACGACAAAGCGGCGTCGGGGAAGGACGAgggccgcaccgcgccgccgccgcctcccgacgccccgcgccgctgcctcgGCGGCCCTCCGAACGGCTACGCGGAGGAGCAGGGCAAGGACGAGCCCTTCCTGTCGCACGccggctccctgctctccctccacgTGGACCTGGGGCCGTCGATCCTGGAGGACGTCCTGCAAGTGATGGAGAAGCATCAGGACGAGAGAGCGGGCGGCGCGATACAGGATTCGGGGAGGCAGGAGATCTTGACGTGA